The proteins below come from a single Roseiflexus sp. RS-1 genomic window:
- a CDS encoding SMP-30/gluconolactonase/LRE family protein, with the protein MPAMKLKALIEPGDPERIAGGFEFTEGPVWHPDGFLIFSDIPANRQYRWHPVHGVSIWREPSGHSNGLTLDHEGRIIACEHGGRRVSRAEPGAEPVTLADTYGGKRLNSPNDVVVKSDGTIYFTDPPYGIAPEEREQPCNGVYRILPDGMVELLVDDFDRPNGLAFSPDETILYIDDSPRRHVRAFDVLPDGRLANARIFADMDHPQPGSPDGMKVDVEGNLYVTGATGVWVFEPDGTWLGVIATPERPANCAWGDADRQTLYITARTSLYRIRTRVPGLPVIRERT; encoded by the coding sequence ATGCCTGCCATGAAGCTGAAAGCGCTGATCGAACCGGGCGATCCTGAACGCATCGCTGGCGGTTTTGAGTTTACTGAAGGTCCGGTCTGGCATCCAGACGGTTTTCTGATCTTTTCGGACATTCCTGCCAACCGTCAGTACCGCTGGCATCCTGTCCATGGCGTATCCATCTGGCGCGAACCGAGCGGTCACTCGAACGGACTCACCCTGGACCACGAAGGACGCATCATTGCGTGCGAGCACGGTGGTCGGCGCGTCTCACGCGCTGAGCCGGGCGCCGAACCGGTGACGCTGGCGGATACGTATGGCGGGAAGCGCCTTAACAGCCCGAATGACGTCGTGGTCAAATCGGACGGCACAATCTATTTTACCGATCCACCCTACGGCATTGCGCCCGAAGAGCGCGAACAGCCGTGCAACGGCGTGTATCGCATCTTGCCCGACGGAATGGTCGAACTGCTGGTCGACGATTTTGATCGCCCCAACGGACTGGCATTTTCGCCTGATGAAACGATCCTGTATATCGATGATTCCCCGCGGCGTCATGTGCGTGCGTTCGATGTCCTGCCCGACGGTCGGCTGGCAAACGCACGTATCTTTGCCGATATGGACCATCCGCAACCCGGATCACCGGACGGAATGAAGGTCGATGTCGAAGGGAACCTGTATGTCACCGGCGCAACCGGGGTATGGGTCTTCGAGCCGGATGGGACGTGGCTGGGGGTGATCGCCACGCCGGAGCGCCCGGCGAACTGTGCCTGGGGCGATGCCGATCGCCAGACTCTCTACATCACGGCGCGCACCTCGCTCTATCGCATTCGCACGCGGGTTCCCGGTCTGCCGGTGATTCGTGAGCGGACGTAG
- a CDS encoding nucleoside deaminase, which yields MNTNAHVLTITLPDWLQRRLAMPVHLHDDESRMRLVIDLARENITHGTGGPFAAAVFRAGDGLLVAAGVNSVTRLNNAMLHAEVVALMFAQARVGSYSLRGAGAPYELVTSCEPCAMCLGATLWSGVQRLVCGATRDDAERIGFDEGPVFAESYAYLERRGIAVVRQVLRTEAADVLDWYLRSGGIVYNG from the coding sequence ATGAACACAAACGCACACGTCCTGACCATCACGCTCCCCGACTGGCTGCAACGGCGTCTGGCGATGCCCGTGCATCTCCATGACGACGAATCGCGTATGCGCCTGGTCATCGACCTGGCGCGCGAGAATATCACGCACGGCACGGGCGGTCCGTTCGCCGCCGCCGTCTTTCGTGCTGGCGACGGTCTGCTGGTAGCTGCAGGGGTCAACAGTGTCACACGGTTGAACAACGCGATGCTGCATGCCGAGGTTGTGGCGCTGATGTTCGCCCAGGCGCGGGTGGGGTCCTACTCGCTGCGCGGCGCCGGTGCACCGTATGAACTGGTGACATCGTGCGAACCGTGCGCTATGTGCCTGGGCGCCACGCTCTGGAGCGGCGTGCAGCGCCTGGTCTGCGGCGCGACCCGTGATGATGCTGAGCGGATCGGGTTTGATGAGGGTCCGGTGTTTGCCGAGTCGTATGCGTACCTGGAGCGGCGTGGCATCGCCGTTGTTCGCCAGGTGCTCCGCACCGAGGCGGCAGACGTGCTCGACTGGTATCTGCGCAGCGGCGGGATCGTGTACAACGGCTAG
- a CDS encoding MFS transporter: MTEPIATMTAQAEAVVRRHAARNFWLNVLDGGTFYLGLSMVSRFTVLPLFVERLSPDRWLQGLIPAINYTGWFLPGLFIVPLIAAMPRRKPILLTATLFERLPFLILGLVLLFWSDLPGASLLAIFFGCYAMHAVAAGFASIPWQDFIARVIPGKRWGIFFGLQSGLGGLLGIGGAAVAAWVLTAFPFPQSVGILSLICFASMVVSFIFLAATVEPALPPQPAQPLTAFLRGVRPLLDRDVPFRNYLIGRVSIALALVGHNFITALALERFNLSGAEVGGFTAALLAAQAISDPILGGMADRWGHKQVLELATAVGLAAILMALVAPAPVWFLVIFVLVGFSQAGYILSGFTLVFSFAPSAQRPAYIGVSNIVMAPVAAAGPLLSGWLAEIAGYETLFVVLLLIGIAGLGWMRLRVPRPTVTTSLAEERVG, translated from the coding sequence ATGACCGAACCGATTGCAACGATGACCGCTCAGGCTGAAGCGGTTGTCCGGCGCCATGCTGCGCGCAATTTCTGGCTCAATGTTCTCGACGGCGGCACGTTCTATCTGGGATTGAGCATGGTGTCGCGCTTCACCGTGCTGCCGCTCTTCGTCGAGCGCCTCTCGCCCGATCGCTGGTTGCAAGGGTTGATCCCGGCGATCAACTATACCGGATGGTTTCTGCCCGGTCTGTTCATTGTGCCGCTGATTGCAGCGATGCCGCGGCGCAAGCCGATCCTGTTAACGGCGACATTGTTCGAGCGCCTGCCGTTTCTGATCCTTGGGCTGGTGCTGCTCTTCTGGAGCGATCTGCCGGGCGCCAGCCTGCTGGCGATCTTTTTTGGCTGCTATGCCATGCATGCGGTTGCCGCCGGTTTCGCATCCATTCCCTGGCAGGATTTCATTGCGCGGGTCATTCCGGGCAAACGCTGGGGGATCTTCTTTGGGTTGCAGAGCGGGCTTGGCGGATTGCTCGGCATTGGCGGCGCGGCGGTTGCTGCATGGGTGTTGACGGCATTTCCGTTTCCGCAGAGTGTCGGTATCCTGTCGCTGATCTGTTTTGCTTCGATGGTTGTGTCGTTTATCTTCCTTGCGGCGACGGTCGAACCAGCCCTGCCGCCGCAACCAGCGCAGCCGTTGACGGCATTCCTGCGCGGCGTGCGTCCGCTGCTGGATCGCGATGTTCCTTTTCGGAACTACCTGATCGGGCGGGTCAGCATCGCACTCGCGCTGGTCGGGCACAACTTCATCACTGCGCTGGCGCTCGAACGCTTCAACCTGTCCGGCGCGGAGGTGGGCGGATTCACAGCGGCGCTGCTGGCAGCGCAGGCGATCAGTGATCCCATTCTCGGTGGGATGGCAGACCGCTGGGGACACAAACAGGTACTGGAACTTGCGACAGCAGTGGGGCTGGCGGCGATCCTGATGGCGCTGGTTGCGCCGGCACCGGTCTGGTTCCTCGTCATTTTTGTGCTGGTCGGCTTTTCGCAGGCGGGGTATATTCTCTCCGGGTTTACACTGGTCTTCAGTTTTGCTCCTTCCGCTCAACGACCCGCCTACATCGGCGTCTCGAACATTGTGATGGCGCCAGTCGCAGCCGCCGGACCACTACTCTCCGGGTGGCTCGCCGAAATCGCCGGGTACGAGACGTTGTTCGTTGTTCTGTTGTTGATCGGCATCGCCGGGCTGGGGTGGATGCGCCTGCGCGTGCCGCGCCCGACCGTGACGACATCGCTGGCAGAGGAGCGGGTGGGGTGA
- a CDS encoding MDR family MFS transporter has protein sequence MSTQRTILITAGLMLSLFLASMESTVVSTGMPTIVSQLGGLESYSWVFTAFMLASTTTVPLYGKLSDLFGRRPVFVAAMAIFLIGSALCGLAATMPQLIAFRTIQGIGAGGLLPLVFIIIGDLFSLEQRARLQGLFSGVWGISSITGPLLGGFIVDQASWQWIFWINIIPGLAATAIVWFAWIDRARAHDAPPRSIDYAGALLLTAGAVALLMSLTDLSASWALPTLAGALALFGALVWVERRASDPVLPIGLFHDRMFLVACGHGILAGCAVFGGATFVPLYVQGVLGTSATEAGAALMPMLLAWVFSSILGTRLLLRLGYHTIALAGMVALVIGAFPLMFLDTQTNRLLLMTSLGLMGFGMGFSIPAFLIAVQSTVERSKLGTATSTLQFSRSIGGAFGIGIMGAILSAIVVAHLVAAGLDASTSLNSLIDSPGSDSAVQAMLRDALSAGIRSVFIVGFIASVLGLLVTLLAPRGQIAQMSAERERREGVVHPAAEHGR, from the coding sequence GTGTCAACGCAGCGCACGATCCTGATCACTGCCGGGCTGATGCTCAGCCTGTTTCTCGCATCGATGGAGTCGACGGTTGTCAGCACCGGCATGCCAACAATCGTCAGCCAGCTGGGAGGTCTCGAAAGTTACAGCTGGGTATTCACCGCTTTCATGCTCGCCTCAACAACGACCGTTCCGCTGTACGGCAAACTCTCCGATCTTTTCGGGCGACGACCAGTATTCGTCGCAGCTATGGCGATCTTTCTGATCGGATCGGCGCTCTGCGGTCTGGCGGCGACGATGCCGCAACTGATCGCCTTCCGCACTATTCAGGGGATCGGCGCTGGCGGGTTGCTGCCGCTGGTGTTCATCATCATCGGCGACCTGTTTTCACTGGAGCAGCGCGCCCGGTTGCAAGGGCTGTTTTCGGGAGTATGGGGCATATCGTCGATCACAGGACCGTTGCTGGGCGGCTTTATTGTCGATCAGGCGTCGTGGCAGTGGATTTTCTGGATCAACATCATTCCCGGTCTGGCGGCGACGGCGATTGTCTGGTTCGCCTGGATCGATCGCGCGCGCGCCCACGACGCGCCGCCACGTTCGATCGACTACGCCGGAGCATTGCTGCTGACTGCCGGAGCAGTTGCGTTGCTCATGAGCCTGACCGATCTGAGCGCGTCGTGGGCGCTGCCGACGCTGGCGGGGGCGCTGGCGCTGTTTGGGGCGCTGGTGTGGGTCGAGCGCCGCGCGAGCGATCCGGTGTTGCCGATTGGGCTGTTCCACGACCGGATGTTCCTGGTTGCCTGCGGTCACGGCATCCTCGCTGGCTGCGCCGTGTTTGGCGGTGCGACATTCGTGCCCCTGTATGTGCAGGGAGTGTTGGGCACAAGCGCAACCGAGGCAGGAGCGGCGCTTATGCCGATGCTGCTGGCGTGGGTCTTTTCGAGCATTCTCGGCACGCGGCTGTTACTTCGATTGGGATACCACACTATTGCACTTGCGGGCATGGTGGCGCTGGTTATCGGCGCTTTTCCGCTCATGTTCCTCGATACGCAAACCAACCGTCTACTGCTGATGACAAGTCTGGGGTTGATGGGATTCGGCATGGGCTTTTCGATCCCGGCGTTCCTGATCGCAGTTCAGAGCACCGTTGAACGCAGCAAGCTGGGGACAGCCACCTCGACCCTTCAGTTCAGTCGCAGCATCGGCGGCGCGTTCGGCATTGGCATCATGGGGGCAATTCTCAGCGCTATTGTGGTCGCACATCTGGTTGCTGCCGGTCTCGATGCCTCTACCTCGCTCAACAGTCTGATCGATTCGCCGGGAAGCGACTCCGCAGTGCAGGCGATGCTGCGCGACGCGTTGAGCGCCGGTATCCGCAGCGTGTTCATTGTAGGGTTCATTGCATCCGTGCTGGGATTGCTGGTGACGCTGCTTGCGCCACGCGGGCAGATCGCGCAGATGAGCGCTGAGCGTGAACGTCGTGAGGGTGTGGTACATCCGGCAGCAGAACACGGACGTTGA
- a CDS encoding Uma2 family endonuclease — protein sequence MTTRIAPQTERMMTGEELAALNDTGPCELVAGSIVPMTPTSDEHGGYAANITSILLSFVRAHGLGKVRAGEVGVYTRRDPDTIRAVDVLFISQDRYDRRGETVFLDVPPDLIVEILSPGNTWSETIQKLREYFSIGVRLVWLVNPSSRSVFAYRSLTDVREFTIDDDLPGDDVLPGFSVAVRDIFAD from the coding sequence ATGACAACCCGGATCGCACCGCAGACAGAACGGATGATGACCGGCGAAGAACTTGCGGCGCTGAACGATACGGGACCATGTGAACTGGTTGCCGGGAGCATTGTGCCGATGACACCAACGAGCGATGAACATGGCGGGTACGCAGCGAATATTACCAGCATCCTGCTCTCATTCGTGCGCGCGCACGGTCTCGGAAAAGTGCGCGCAGGCGAGGTCGGCGTCTACACGCGCCGGGATCCAGATACCATTCGCGCCGTTGATGTGCTCTTCATCTCGCAGGATCGGTATGACCGGAGGGGAGAAACCGTGTTTCTGGACGTTCCTCCCGATCTCATTGTCGAGATTCTCTCACCCGGCAACACCTGGTCTGAGACCATCCAAAAGCTGCGTGAGTACTTTTCGATAGGGGTGCGTCTGGTGTGGCTCGTCAATCCGTCCTCGCGGAGCGTGTTTGCATATCGCTCGCTTACCGATGTCCGCGAGTTTACCATTGACGATGATCTGCCGGGGGATGATGTTCTACCGGGCTTCAGCGTGGCGGTCAGAGATATCTTTGCCGATTGA
- a CDS encoding Gfo/Idh/MocA family protein: MHDTIVRFGIVGAGSVSIRGLLPHLSQPDLHDRLRLVAVCDPAPGRAAAAAARFGCEYAFTDYSDMLAAGVVDALTIATPIGLHYEQGRMALEAGVHVHFNKTMTTTVAEATDLIERAAARNLKIVASPGEMLRPHNQRIKQLIAEGAIGTLCWAACGAAFGRYHEEEPVRQGADPLMNIDPTWYYRKPGGGPLYDMTVYSLHALTGILGPARRVTAMSGVRLREREFAGVMHPVEADDNTLILIDFGDTIFALAYGTPAGSLTEGFGGSYFGVSGSITGRKLNGQPFDYPGRSDAEAHPHGDQILLPHVVGVHREIEEQHVWEDIMQLIDWIRDGTPTIVTAEHARHVIDIIESAYRAAATGCTQELTTTF, translated from the coding sequence ATGCACGATACCATCGTTCGCTTCGGTATTGTCGGCGCGGGTAGCGTGTCGATACGCGGTTTGCTGCCCCACCTGAGCCAGCCGGATCTGCACGATCGGCTGCGCCTGGTGGCTGTGTGCGACCCGGCGCCTGGTCGTGCCGCTGCGGCTGCCGCCCGCTTCGGGTGCGAGTATGCTTTCACCGACTACAGCGACATGCTCGCCGCCGGTGTGGTTGATGCTCTTACGATTGCAACACCGATAGGGTTGCACTACGAGCAGGGCCGGATGGCGCTTGAAGCAGGCGTCCACGTCCATTTCAACAAGACAATGACCACGACGGTCGCAGAAGCTACCGACCTGATCGAGCGCGCCGCAGCACGTAACCTCAAGATAGTTGCATCACCGGGAGAGATGCTGCGCCCGCACAATCAGCGCATTAAACAGCTCATCGCCGAAGGCGCTATCGGCACGCTCTGCTGGGCAGCGTGCGGCGCAGCATTTGGACGGTATCATGAAGAAGAACCGGTGCGTCAGGGCGCCGATCCCCTCATGAACATCGATCCGACGTGGTATTACCGGAAACCCGGCGGCGGCCCACTGTACGACATGACCGTCTACAGCCTGCATGCTCTCACAGGCATTCTTGGTCCCGCCAGGCGCGTAACGGCAATGTCTGGCGTGCGGTTGCGTGAACGTGAGTTCGCTGGCGTCATGCATCCAGTCGAAGCAGACGATAATACGCTGATCCTGATCGACTTTGGCGATACTATCTTTGCGCTGGCATACGGTACACCGGCTGGGAGTTTGACCGAAGGGTTCGGAGGGAGTTATTTTGGCGTTTCCGGATCGATTACCGGACGAAAACTCAATGGGCAGCCGTTCGACTATCCGGGACGCAGTGATGCAGAAGCGCATCCCCACGGCGATCAAATTCTGTTGCCCCACGTAGTTGGTGTGCATCGTGAGATCGAAGAGCAGCACGTATGGGAGGATATCATGCAACTGATTGACTGGATACGCGACGGGACGCCAACCATTGTCACTGCCGAACATGCGCGACACGTCATTGATATTATCGAGTCTGCCTACCGCGCTGCTGCCACAGGATGTACCCAGGAGTTAACAACCACATTCTAA
- a CDS encoding GAF domain-containing protein: MTLPVKDQIAELQQELAALRIDRERNLRALDIIRNVSIACLGRVSARAIFEAIHRELLPVFHYDAAYFAVCDPSNRETFRAALLVDEESVEYLENTPYGPLTGLMVRERKPLLVRDLERERDSLGVEPERFGNPQKRSRSWMGTPLILGYETVGVISVQSYRPGIYDQDSLDLLQRIGNLLAVALENAALVEQQRALSDALTGRIAARTRELETLTALAEELALQRPLDELLNRALALLTEHLSMRGGAVRLLSADCTELILAAAQGFPEEYSERLARLPVAGSLMHSVIEERRPLIIDDLAHSSHWERIGLNYRALIAVPLQIGDRVLGTLLLVDDRQRVIQDQEIEFVRAVGHQIAIAIENARLFAERERQVAELSALSDISHAASTTLELRTLLRHIARALARFMRADVFSVVVYDAEHDVISDGLSIDEGEEHTFWQRQPPPPDSLTAWVLRHRRALRFDNLIEEIERFPELSVHIIGAERTALSWLGMPLIGREGQPIGVLMVQAYSPAAFDARDEQFLAAVARQVALHVQNVMLFAAEQEARRTADTLREVARVLSAAFSSGEVLKVILRELKKVIPYDSASIMLREGRILRAAAVAPETIATRLDTMNRPLDEPGAAVWVVKHKQPLLIDDVRTSSIWAPEPHISEIRSWIGVPLVVRGDVLGVLNIDANERARFTKRDVAVAQVFADNAAIAIENARLYAESIARREQELEIARRIQANLFPRELPRRQGIALAARCLPAREVGGDFFDCFALGERKAVAVMIGDASGKSVAGALLMAMARSVGRAEAIDHEEPALVLRETNRSMAHDVPRGTFVALCYATIDPAGRMAVANAGQLTPVLVRADGGIEYLYPPGPTLPLGIQPDMGYETLAVDLAPGDTVLFFTDGLVEAHNASGELFGFERLDAILSTCTALSPHALIDRIIAEVQAFMGNVPQHDDMTLVVVQIGSD, from the coding sequence GTGACTCTACCTGTGAAAGACCAAATTGCCGAATTGCAACAGGAACTCGCAGCGCTGCGCATCGACCGGGAACGTAACCTTCGTGCGCTTGACATTATTCGCAACGTCAGCATCGCGTGCCTGGGACGAGTCAGCGCACGTGCGATTTTTGAAGCCATTCACCGTGAACTTTTGCCGGTGTTTCATTACGATGCCGCGTATTTTGCCGTTTGCGATCCTTCCAACCGCGAAACATTTCGGGCAGCGCTGCTCGTCGATGAAGAGAGCGTTGAGTATCTGGAGAATACGCCGTATGGACCGCTCACAGGTTTGATGGTGCGGGAGCGCAAGCCGTTACTGGTCCGGGATCTGGAGCGGGAGCGCGACTCGCTGGGTGTTGAGCCGGAGCGGTTTGGCAACCCGCAAAAGCGATCACGTTCCTGGATGGGAACGCCGCTGATCCTCGGCTACGAAACGGTTGGCGTCATCTCCGTTCAGAGTTACCGTCCAGGCATCTACGATCAGGATAGTCTTGATCTGTTGCAGCGCATCGGCAATCTGCTGGCGGTCGCGCTGGAAAATGCAGCGCTTGTCGAGCAGCAGCGTGCGTTGAGCGATGCGTTAACCGGACGCATTGCCGCCCGGACGCGCGAACTGGAGACACTGACGGCGCTTGCAGAAGAACTGGCGCTCCAGCGACCACTCGATGAGTTGCTCAATCGTGCGCTGGCGCTGCTCACGGAACACCTCAGCATGCGAGGCGGGGCAGTGCGATTGCTGAGCGCGGACTGCACCGAGCTGATCCTGGCTGCTGCTCAGGGCTTCCCGGAGGAGTACTCAGAACGCCTGGCGCGCCTGCCGGTTGCTGGCAGCCTGATGCACAGCGTCATCGAAGAGCGTCGTCCGCTCATTATCGATGATCTGGCGCATAGCAGCCACTGGGAGCGCATCGGTCTGAACTATCGCGCATTGATCGCCGTGCCGTTGCAGATCGGCGATCGGGTGTTGGGAACCCTGCTGCTGGTTGATGATCGCCAGCGCGTGATCCAGGATCAGGAAATCGAGTTTGTGCGCGCTGTCGGTCACCAGATTGCGATTGCGATTGAAAATGCCCGGTTGTTTGCTGAACGGGAACGTCAGGTCGCGGAACTCTCGGCGCTGAGCGACATCAGCCATGCTGCCAGCACAACGCTGGAACTGCGCACCCTGTTACGCCACATTGCGCGCGCGCTGGCGCGCTTCATGCGCGCCGATGTTTTCTCGGTGGTCGTGTACGACGCCGAACACGATGTCATCAGCGATGGTCTGTCCATCGATGAAGGTGAAGAGCACACGTTCTGGCAGCGCCAACCCCCGCCGCCCGATTCGTTGACCGCGTGGGTTTTACGGCACCGACGCGCGCTGCGCTTCGATAACCTGATCGAGGAGATTGAGCGTTTCCCGGAATTGAGCGTGCATATCATCGGCGCGGAGCGCACGGCATTATCGTGGCTCGGCATGCCACTCATCGGGCGTGAGGGGCAACCGATTGGCGTGCTGATGGTGCAGGCGTACTCACCTGCCGCTTTCGACGCGCGCGACGAGCAGTTTCTGGCGGCAGTGGCGCGCCAGGTGGCGCTGCATGTGCAGAATGTGATGCTGTTTGCAGCGGAACAGGAAGCGCGACGCACTGCCGATACCCTGCGGGAAGTGGCGCGCGTGCTGAGCGCCGCGTTCAGTTCAGGCGAGGTGTTAAAGGTCATTCTGCGTGAATTGAAGAAGGTCATTCCGTATGACAGCGCTTCGATCATGCTGCGCGAGGGTCGGATTCTGCGCGCTGCCGCCGTTGCGCCGGAAACGATAGCGACGCGGCTGGATACGATGAACCGCCCGTTAGACGAACCCGGCGCGGCGGTCTGGGTGGTGAAACACAAACAACCGCTGCTGATCGATGATGTCCGCACGTCGTCGATCTGGGCGCCTGAACCGCATATCAGTGAAATTCGCTCGTGGATCGGCGTCCCGCTCGTTGTCAGAGGCGATGTGCTTGGCGTACTGAATATCGACGCAAACGAACGAGCGCGCTTCACGAAGCGCGATGTCGCAGTTGCGCAGGTTTTTGCCGACAATGCTGCGATTGCCATTGAGAATGCGCGTCTGTACGCCGAGTCGATTGCGCGCCGCGAGCAGGAACTGGAGATTGCGCGTCGTATCCAGGCGAACCTGTTTCCGCGCGAACTCCCGCGCCGGCAGGGGATCGCGCTGGCGGCGCGCTGCCTTCCGGCGCGTGAAGTGGGCGGGGATTTCTTCGACTGCTTTGCCCTTGGCGAACGCAAGGCAGTCGCCGTCATGATCGGCGATGCGTCGGGCAAGAGTGTGGCGGGCGCATTGTTGATGGCGATGGCGCGCTCGGTCGGGCGCGCCGAAGCGATCGATCACGAAGAGCCGGCGCTGGTCTTGCGCGAAACCAACCGCAGTATGGCGCACGATGTGCCGCGTGGCACGTTTGTTGCTCTCTGTTACGCCACCATCGATCCTGCCGGACGCATGGCGGTGGCGAATGCCGGGCAATTGACACCGGTGCTGGTACGCGCTGATGGCGGCATCGAGTATCTCTATCCGCCAGGACCGACATTGCCCCTCGGCATTCAGCCCGATATGGGATATGAGACGCTGGCGGTCGATCTTGCACCGGGCGACACAGTGCTGTTCTTTACCGACGGTCTGGTCGAGGCGCACAACGCATCCGGCGAGTTGTTCGGCTTTGAGCGGCTCGATGCGATCCTGTCAACGTGCACCGCGCTTTCGCCGCATGCGTTGATCGATCGCATTATCGCCGAGGTGCAAGCCTTCATGGGGAATGTTCCGCAGCACGACGATATGACGCTGGTCGTGGTGCAGATCGGCAGCGATTGA
- a CDS encoding glycosyltransferase family 4 protein — MRIAIFTETFLPKIDGVVSVLCLALQHLRDKGHEVLLFGPPDMPETYAGHRLVRTGGPRFWLYPELRINLPSGKIVRELRAFQPNVVHVVNPAFLGPTGIALAKWFDLPLVASAHMDITSYTTHYVGAWGVPIAWWLFRTGHNFADLNLVPSSAMLHKVRERGYRRVRWWHRGVDTERFRPDFRSAAMRERLSGGHPDDFLAVYVGRITREKNVHLLRDAICGLEGVRLALVGGGPELEQMQAYFAGTGTVFTGYLRGDDVARAYASADVLVFPSTSETFGMAPLEAMACGLPVVGSLTGGLVDTLRDGVNALVYDPDDPLQIRERVRQLRDSPALLAQLRQGALEHARSRCWQATMDQLIGYYELGIRYHRQSKVRRRLRLIRAPV, encoded by the coding sequence ATGCGGATTGCCATTTTCACGGAGACCTTTCTGCCCAAGATCGATGGCGTGGTCTCGGTTCTATGCCTGGCGCTCCAACATCTGCGCGATAAGGGTCACGAGGTTCTTCTGTTCGGTCCGCCCGACATGCCCGAAACCTACGCCGGTCATCGTCTGGTGCGCACCGGCGGACCACGCTTCTGGCTCTACCCGGAACTGCGGATCAACCTGCCGAGCGGCAAAATCGTGCGCGAACTCCGCGCATTTCAGCCCAACGTTGTGCATGTCGTCAACCCGGCATTTCTCGGACCCACCGGTATTGCGCTGGCGAAATGGTTCGACCTTCCGCTCGTCGCTTCGGCGCATATGGATATTACCAGTTACACGACCCATTATGTGGGAGCGTGGGGCGTGCCTATCGCCTGGTGGCTCTTCCGTACCGGACACAATTTTGCCGATCTGAACCTGGTTCCTTCCAGTGCGATGCTGCACAAGGTGCGCGAACGCGGGTACCGCCGTGTGCGCTGGTGGCATCGCGGTGTTGATACCGAGCGATTCCGCCCCGACTTTCGCAGCGCTGCGATGCGTGAGCGACTCAGCGGCGGTCACCCCGATGATTTTCTGGCGGTGTACGTCGGGCGGATCACGCGCGAGAAAAATGTCCATCTGCTGCGCGATGCGATCTGCGGGCTGGAAGGGGTGCGCCTGGCGCTCGTCGGTGGCGGACCTGAACTGGAACAGATGCAGGCGTACTTCGCCGGTACAGGAACGGTCTTCACCGGTTATTTGCGTGGCGATGACGTTGCCAGGGCATATGCGTCGGCGGATGTGCTGGTCTTTCCTTCGACCAGCGAAACATTCGGCATGGCGCCGCTCGAAGCGATGGCGTGCGGGCTGCCGGTGGTCGGCTCGTTGACCGGCGGGCTGGTCGATACGCTGCGAGATGGGGTTAATGCGCTGGTCTACGATCCGGACGATCCGTTGCAGATCCGGGAACGGGTACGACAGCTCCGCGATTCACCCGCGCTGCTGGCACAGTTGCGTCAGGGCGCTCTCGAACATGCGCGCAGCCGTTGCTGGCAGGCGACGATGGATCAACTGATCGGGTACTACGAACTGGGAATCCGCTACCATCGCCAGTCGAAAGTACGGCGTCGGCTGCGGTTGATTCGTGCACCGGTATGA
- a CDS encoding STAS domain-containing protein has protein sequence MGWTQRQINTFLFILLLTGALVALIDVLTRDTPQMTRIGYAFAALCAGGLLIAYRRGWEYARHTLALAIMLAVAFFTSEPYVSQQMDLLHAVPMVVALVLTGPRWLLVNAILFLVIMLVRSGWSGVYTSIPNLVAYGALAGGMILSRLAVDNAQRLEEARRFAEEERLRTVEALALAQQRADELAQRNAEQNRLLQLVSELETPAIAIADGVLLAPVVGNLDTRRAQALNKRLLETVAHRRTRLVILDIAGVTHVDTSVAQSLVQVAQGLRLIGCRVAISGMTPAVAATLASLNATLPDIMTCRSPQDALLLHP, from the coding sequence ATGGGCTGGACGCAACGCCAGATCAACACATTCCTGTTTATCCTCCTCCTGACAGGCGCCCTGGTGGCGCTTATCGACGTGCTGACCCGCGACACGCCTCAGATGACGCGGATCGGGTACGCTTTCGCTGCTCTCTGCGCCGGAGGGTTGTTGATTGCGTATCGGCGCGGATGGGAGTATGCGCGCCATACGCTGGCGCTTGCGATCATGCTGGCGGTTGCATTCTTCACCAGTGAACCGTATGTTTCGCAGCAGATGGATCTGTTGCACGCAGTTCCAATGGTGGTGGCTCTGGTGCTCACCGGTCCCCGCTGGCTGTTGGTGAATGCGATTCTCTTTCTCGTGATTATGCTTGTCCGGAGCGGGTGGAGCGGCGTCTACACCTCGATCCCCAACCTGGTTGCCTACGGGGCGCTTGCGGGCGGTATGATCCTGAGCCGTCTGGCGGTCGACAACGCACAGCGTCTGGAGGAAGCGCGTCGCTTTGCCGAAGAAGAACGACTGCGCACTGTTGAAGCGCTGGCGCTGGCGCAACAGCGCGCCGATGAACTGGCACAGCGCAATGCCGAACAGAATCGGTTGCTCCAGCTCGTATCGGAACTGGAAACGCCCGCGATTGCGATTGCCGATGGCGTCCTCCTTGCGCCGGTGGTGGGAAATCTCGATACGCGCCGTGCCCAGGCACTGAACAAACGCCTGCTGGAAACAGTTGCGCATCGGCGGACACGCCTCGTCATCCTCGATATTGCCGGTGTGACGCACGTCGATACATCAGTCGCGCAGAGCCTGGTTCAGGTCGCGCAGGGGTTGCGGTTGATCGGGTGCCGCGTCGCCATCAGCGGGATGACGCCAGCAGTCGCCGCCACGCTTGCCTCCCTGAACGCGACGCTTCCTGATATTATGACCTGTCGCTCGCCGCAGGATGCGTTGCTGCTGCATCCGTGA